A genomic segment from Aspergillus puulaauensis MK2 DNA, chromosome 1, nearly complete sequence encodes:
- a CDS encoding uncharacterized protein (COG:S;~EggNog:ENOG410PRTC;~SECRETED:SignalP(1-17);~TransMembrane:1 (n3-13c17/18o263-286i)) produces MHLHLAILGAMVASALGSTTTGNSVLEVDLVFPQNRTYTPTEWFPVVFALQNPSLAQYLDMEITYYLRSIDDQNPSRTSFHKFRHENLSSIDPHFASSHFDMFGSPGSWRLDWSITWRSCDKEGFESGSTISQMLSNSTSFSVSFAVQDMPDSVDVDLVSSSSEDPCPDTNSDSALAINVPETMPLPHWVDWNARQAMNYTCAVTTPTTTVPDPCRVDIDRTVAESMQASHQAWLCRHAVNPPDDCPEENGDDENSAPPMRRAIVGGISGLRFVWSTGTLGLFFFLN; encoded by the coding sequence ATGCACCTTCATTTAGCAATTTTGGGGGCCATGGTCGCTTCCGCGCTCGGCTCTACCACTACCGGGAACAGTGTTCTAGAAGTGGACCTCGTCTTTCCACAGAACAGGACGTACACGCCTACAGAATGGTTTCCGGTAGTCTTCGCCCTTCAGAACCCATCGCTCGCCCAATACCTTGACATGGAAATCACCTACTACCTCCGCTCCATCGACGATCAGAACCCCAGCCGCACCAGCTTTCACAAATTCCGACATGAGAATCTGTCCTCCATCGATCCGCACTTTGCATCCTCACACTTCGACATGTTTGGCTCACCAGGCAGTTGGCGGCTGGACTGGTCGATCACATGGCGCTCGTGCGACAAAGAGGGTTTCGAGAGTGGGAGCACAATCTCCCAAATGCTTTCCAACAGTACGAgcttttctgtttcttttgCTGTCCAGGATATGCCAGACAGCGTAGATGTGGATCTCgtatcctccagctctgaaGATCCCTGCCCCGACACGAATTCGGACTCTGCCCTCGCCATCAATGTACCCGAAACTATGCCCTTGCCCCACTGGGTTGACTGGAATGCCCGGCAAGCGATGAACTACACCTGTGCCGTTACGactcccaccaccacggTCCCGGATCCGTGCAGGGTGGACATTGATCGCACCGTGGCGGAGAGTATGCAGGCTTCGCACCAGGCCTGGCTCTGCAGACATGCGGTAAACCCGCCAGATGATTGTCCCGAGGAGAATGGGGACGATGAGAACTCTGCTCCGCCGATGCGAAGGGCAATTGTGGGTGGCATTTCCGGGCTTCGCTTTGTGTGGAGCACTGGGACACTGgggcttttctttttcttgaaTTGA
- a CDS encoding uncharacterized protein (COG:G;~EggNog:ENOG410PKNR;~InterPro:IPR036861,IPR018392,IPR036779;~PFAM:PF01476;~SECRETED:SignalP(1-27);~go_function: GO:0008061 - chitin binding [Evidence IEA]), giving the protein MRALPSLATALSAAGIALLSRIPGASAAKDYSRNSASPSYRGTDVCPERCLTSGPSTGNWSAHPSLDKIAKCQDTMFYSFSLYDPVDEAGLNHRVYACSSSGPDFNVLPADPAVRTASAAAQSVDVKLEMGWFKEGFRLAKAGIRSIVKQLRAYVQGGHGNADGKLFMLYGKSGLATVGLYIGPGLLNQGLAQEALRIFQDNLLSISVAAPSMVIGGTFAPLQDAIKSWANGTCLEFAGSTTFAGTVELSAPLQQNRTAVAVSRHRHGQSHHQSNSARGRLHRRAECTTVQAVFGDDCDSLAAKCGISYAEFVEINDKEGFCINLKPKQHACCDEDDLPDFSPSPNEDGSCFSYPVTGDDNCDSLAAEYSLTIDKLKEFNKNTWGFSGCDPLFEHSIICLSKGTPPFPAPIANAICGPQKAGSEAPANVSEDISISEMNPCPLNACCNIWGQCGITKDFCVDTNTGAPGTAEKGTYGCISNCGMDIKQGNGNGEIKIGYYQGYCLSRDCLYQDLL; this is encoded by the exons ATGCGGGCACTACCATCACTGGCCACAGCATTGAGCGCTGCTGGCATAGCCCTCCTCTCCCGCATCCCAGGAGCGTCCGCAGCGAAAGATTATTCCAGAAACTCCGCGAGCCCCAGCTACCGTGGCACGGACGTCTGTCCCGAACGATGCCTGACCTCGGGCCCAAGCACCGGAAACTGGTCCGCACACCCGAGCCTCGACAAGATCGCGAAATGCCAAGATACAATGTTTTACTCCTTTTCACTGTACGACCCCGTTGACGAAGCTGGCTTGAACCACAGGGTCTACGCCTGCTCGTCCTCCGGCCCCGATTTCAATGTTCTTCCTGCCGATCCGGCTGTCAGGACTGCCTCTGCCGCCGCGCAGTCCGTTGATGTGAAGCTCGAGATGGGCTGGTTCAAAGAGGGCTTTAGGCTCGCTAAAGCGGGGATCCGGTCCATTGTCAAGCAGCTGCGTGCGTATGTCCAGGGTGGACACGGGAATGCAGATGGTAAACTGTTCATGCTTTACGGAAAAAGCGGACTAGCTACTGTGGGACTTTATATCGGGCCGGGGCTGCTGAACCAGGGCCTCGCCCAGGAAGCATTGAGGATTTTCCAGGACAACCTGCTCAGTATTAGTGTCGCAGCCCCTAGTATGGTAAT TGGTGGAACCTTCGCGCCTCTCCAGGACGCCATCAAGTCATGGGCTAACGGGACCTGTCTGGAGTTTGCGGGGTCTACCACATTCGCTGGAACAGTCGAACTCTCAGCTCCGTTGCAGCAGAATCGCACCGCGGTGGCCGTTTCCCGGCACAGGCATGGTCAGTCGCACCACCAGTCCAATAGCGCAAGGGGCCGCCTCCATCGTCGTGCCGAGTGCACCACAGTGCAGGCTGTGTTCGGCGACGACTGCGACTCCCTCGCCGCCAAGTGTGGGATCTCCTACGCCGAGTTCGTCGAGATCAATGACAAGGAGGGCTTCTGCATCAACCTCAAGCCAAAGCAGCACGCGTGctgcgacgaagatgaccttCCGGACTTCTCACCCAGCCCTAATGAGGATGGCTCCTGCTTTTCGTACCCCGTCACAGGCGACGATAACTGTGATAGTCTGGCAGCCGAGTATAGCTTGACAATAGATAAGCTGAAGGAGTTTAATAAGAACACCTGGGGCTTCAGCGGGTGTGATCCACTCTTCGAGCATAGTATTATATGTTTAAGCAAGGGAACGCCTCCGTTCCCTGCACCTATTGCCAATGCTATCTGTGGTCCGCAGAAAGCCGGCTCCGAGGCTCCAGCTAATGTATCAGAGGATATCTCTATCTCCGAGATGAATCCGTGCCCGTTAAACGCGTGCTGCAATATCTGGGGACAGTGTGGTATTACAAAGGATTTCTGTGTCGATACTAATACTGGCGCGCCGGGGACAGCTGAGAAGGGCACCTACGGCTGCATATCGAACTGCGGGATGGACATTAAGCAGGGCAATGGGAATGGTGAGATTAAGATCGGGTACTACCAGGGCTACTGTCTGAGTCGGGACTGCTTATACCAGGACCTGCTGTAG
- a CDS encoding uncharacterized protein (CAZy:GH18;~COG:G;~EggNog:ENOG410PKNR;~InterPro:IPR029070,IPR017853,IPR001223;~PFAM:PF00704;~go_process: GO:0005975 - carbohydrate metabolic process [Evidence IEA]), with the protein MATKIADFIKDHDLDSVDIDWEYPGAPDLPTFNPGTEEDGLNYLVFLVVLKNLLPGKSVAITTPASYWYLKQFLIEGCETGNCLRSQVNLTETRQSLVMITKAGVPGNKVVVGVTSYGRSFKMAQPGCYNPDCTFTGDRLSSHVIKGWCTGTAGYLVDAEITEILEDSSRVTCYFINLSSHSNILVYGKTKWVGYISTSIKSARTTLYASWGLGGISDWASDLQSFHAAPKPNPDWVYMKSKIAANLDPFIDETRNGNWTNFNCDDDNVKYLMRAYPED; encoded by the exons ATGGCAACCAAGATCGcggattttattaaagatcaCGACCTTGATAGTGTTGATATTGACTGGGAGTATCCCGGGGCACCAGATCTTCCGACCTTTAACCCAGGAACGGAAGAGGATGGACTGAACTACCTGGTGTTCCTTGTAGTCCTGAAGAACCTGTTGCCTGGTAAGTCTGTTGCTATTACTACCCCTGCCTCCTACTGGTATCTTAAGCAGTTCCTGATT GAAGGGTGTGAGACCGGTAACTGTCTCCGCAGCCAAGTTAACCTGACCGAGACCCGGCAGTCGCTTGTAATGATCACGAAGGCGGGCGTTCCCGGAAACAAGGTTGTTGTGGGTGTCACCTCCTATGGACGATCTTTTAAGATGGCCCAGCCAGGATGCTATAATCCTGACTGTACCTTTACCGGCGACCGATTGTCCTCGCATGTAATAAAGGGCTGGTGTACAGGTACAGCCGGATATCTTGTAGATGCTGAGATTACCGAGATCTTGGAGGATTCCAGCCGGGTCACGtgctattttattaacttgAGCAGCCACAGTAACATTCTTGTCTATGGTAAGACTAAGTGGGTGGGCTAtataagtactagtataaagAGCGCCCGTACCACTCTATATGCTAGCTGGGGCCTGGGAGGCATCTCTGACTGGGCCAGCGATCTCCAGTCATTCCACGCGGCGCCCAAGCCGAACCCGGACTGGGTGTATATGAAGAGCAAGATCGCAGCTAATCTTGATCCGTTTATTGATGAGACGCGTAACGGTAATTGGACTAACTTTAACTGTGACGATGATAATGTCAAGTACTTGATGCGCGCCTACCCTGAGGATTGA
- a CDS encoding oxygenase MpaB family protein (COG:S;~EggNog:ENOG410PWHX;~InterPro:IPR018713;~PFAM:PF09995;~TransMembrane:1 (o259-279i)), translating to MSETTTTTTLTHRAPSSSSPTSTSVKDAQKGKEKEIPIYEPLTQPRALHSIIENDIYLLGGQVAILCQFAHPALAKGSFKHSSFAERIPQRLRNTARFLNVAVCGTEEEKRAIFGVIHRYHSRVKGDDYSADDPELHKWTAATLFFSIVLVRETFFGKMEKAEMENMLRESAVFGTSLRMPPEMWFDSVEEFWEYWDYNIATLQVTDMARSLARDLMYPKNLPREMAWTLPVARVLTVNWLPGRLAREYNLQPTLVNQAVYVAFVAWVRAVYPMLPMAWRGRRHLEYMEDLKKAVQRVNETGHWAGI from the coding sequence ATGTcagaaacaacaaccacaacgaCATTAACTCATAGAGCcccctcatcatcctcacccacatccacatccgtGAAGGACGCACAAAAaggcaaagaaaaagaaatcccCATCTACGAACCCCTAACCCAACCACGAGCCCTGCACTCCATCATCGAAAACGACATCTACCTCCTAGGCGGGCAAGTCGCCATCCTATGCCAATTCGCACACCCAGCCCTCGCAAAAGGCAGTTTCAAGcactcctccttcgccgagCGCATCCCACAGCGTCTACGCAATACAGCGCGGTTCCTGAACGTCGCTGTCTGCGGaacagaggaggagaagagagctATATTCGGCGTTATCCACCGCTACCACTCGCGCGTGAAGGGGGATGATTATAGCGCTGATGATCCAGAACTGCATAAATGGACGGCGGCGACGTTGTTTTTTTCGATTGTGTTAGTGCGGGAGACATTCTttgggaagatggagaaggccgAGATGGAGAATATGCTCCGGGAGAGCGCGGTGTTTGGGACGTCGCTAAGGATGCCCCCCGAGATGTGGTTTGATTCCGTGGAGGAGTTCTGGGAGTACTGGGATTACAATATTGCGACGCTGCAGGTTACGGATATGGCGCGGAGTTTGGCCAGGGATTTGATGTATCCGAAGAATCTGCCGCGGGAGATGGCGTGGACGTTGCCTGTTGCGAGGGTGCTGACGGTGAATTGGCTGCCGGGGAGGCTGGCGAGGGAGTATAATCTGCAGCCGACTTTGGTGAATCAGGCTGTGTATGTTGCGTTTGTGGCGTGGGTGAGGGCTGTATATCCCATGCTGCCGATGGcgtggagggggaggaggcatCTAGAGTATATGGAGGATTTGAAGAAGGCTGTGCAGAGGGTGAATGAGACGGGGCATTGGGCTGGTATTTAA
- a CDS encoding uncharacterized protein (COG:S;~EggNog:ENOG410PM9S;~TransMembrane:3 (o12-35i83-103o701-724i)), whose amino-acid sequence MELTVAEASGLIAAGVFVLQVLLPLAIPWALIAFLSNENSILTWTVLGRTLHSSLWPSILNSSSAETAGVPWRIYLTSWGQTILLFVLSVAAICSPLGLYSSIEPAGSSTEKPFHYIPDKSAFGYGTPSRSSGPFTRFCGLEISCPGTTLNQTCETRGLTEVCNNTVYESRVPQDLMTVFNNGAASIGPTVSSIFDIQYRMYRNSTDPYSILSWYTKPDYRTMSTIILEDKIKLVEGLVTDLEHGGIGFRNHTAPNATLKYGATWTEDILFIEPETECVSLNLSINAVTPPWNFNERYLLNISLVDEGGFAALPRTVPAIARSGTVNGQNRFDLKERASRAAWVNNYYTMLFLNLTDRDSKSITRVDSTQGKRFDLGDDKSNNFTIAFSAIQTNINFGSYLNLTTNHSQSSNPHNVTAIDFDTASRACGGTTSQSPSNINSSLIACGLVLGAATRIDGGDDLILDPDTRWKIPLYSCATAMKASIKTAEFQYNGTGLDALKVRSLKPKKYDDTSLPVWGVESLPRQSIDTAPPMWGIVSPGATTAESTLDHYNISSITAESLYLPGYMDQNYPLLRGLNSVPLGTGQNLPGVEFYNQALMTAYTIGAAGFNAEADYSGARSLALYAKWQRLLKSADGAASIINLVWTDIATNAVVGTKGWGLDAAASRLSLSSAVDSVPVSSNTNVPVTVYDSHIRYHIPYAVPAFVTLGATTILLGLLIALLIMRRTGLKRLRVFLESTTIGRVLSPFVQSDATSETSSSKDWVKRVGQQKVIITPDSITVDSVPLGPQSPALESEVGSEVDAEVEVEAVERPGVEETKPQTSVNTM is encoded by the exons ATGGAGTTGACCGTGGCGGAGGCCTCTGGTCTCATCGCTGCTGGTGTTTTTGTCCTGCAGGTTTTGCTTCCTCTTGCTATTCCATGGGCTCTTATTGCTTTTCTGTCGAATGAAAATTCTATTCTCACGTG GACTGTCCTTGGCCGTACCCTGCATTCATCACTCTGGCCGAGTATTCTCAACTCGAGCAGTGCAGAGACAGCGGGAGTTCCATGGCGCATTTATTTGACATCGTGGGGCCAGACTATTTTACTGTTTGTGCTATCGGTCGCTGCCATCTGCTCGCCGCTGGGGCTTTACTCGTCTATTGAGCCCGCCGGGTCATCCACCGAGAAACCGTTCCATTATATCCCCGATAAATCTGCCTTTGGGTATGGAACGCCATCTCGCAGTTCTGGACCGTTTACGCGGTTTTGTGGACTTGAAATTTCGTGCCCGGGGACGACCCTTAATCAAACATGCGAGACTAGAGGATTGACGGAGGTTTGCAATAATACTGTCTACGAGAGCCGTGTTCCGCAGGATTTAATGACAGTCTTCAACAATGGCGCGGCTTCTATTGGTCCCACAGTCTCTAGTATATTCGATATCCAGTATCGGATGTACAGGAACTCGACGGACCCGTACAGCATTCTGTCGTGGTACACGAAGCCAGATTACCGGACCATGTCTACCATCATTCTAGAAGACAAGATAAAACTGGTGGAAGGGCTAGTTACTGATCTCGAGCATGGCGGAATTGGATTTCGCAATCACACTGCACCAAACGCGACTCTGAAGTATGGGGCTACCTGGACGGAGGACATTTTATTCATTGAGCCAGAGACAGAATGCGTCTCTCTGAACCTGagcatcaacgccgtcacgCCGCCGTGGAATTTCAATGAACGATATCTGCTGAATATATCTCTTGTTGACGAGGGGGGATTCGCTGCTCTGCCCCGGACAGTGCCGGCGATTGCTCGGTCAGGAACCGTCAACGGACAGAATAGATTTGACTTGAAAGAACGAGCGTCCAGGGCAGCGTGGGTGAACAACTACTACACCATGTTATTCTTGAACCTGACAGATCGTGACTCGAAATCTATCACTCGCGTCGACTCAACCCAGGGGAAGAGATTTGATCTCGGGGATGATAAAAGCAATAACTTCACCATTGCCTTCTCTGCTATTCAAACCAACATCAACTTTGGGTCGTATCTGAACCTGACTACTAATCATAGCCAGAGTTCGAATCCGCATAATGTTACTGCTATCGACTTCGACACCGCAT CCAGGGCGTGCGGCGGCACAACCAGCCAAAGTCCATCCAATATCAACAGTTCTTTGATCGCCTGCGGCCTCGTTCTAGGGGCTGCGACGCGGATAGATGGAGGCGACGACCTTATCCTAGACCCGGACACCAGATGGAAGATTCCACTATACTCATGCGCGACAGCCATGAAAGCAAGTATAAAGACCGCCGAGTTCCAATACAACGGAACAGGGCTGGACGCACTCAAAGTACGATCACTAAAGCCTAAAAAGTACGACGATACCAGCCTCCCGGTCTGGGGCGTTGAAAGTCTACCACGGCAGAGCATCGACACGGCACCTCCCATGTGGGGGATTGTCAGTCCTGGTGCAACTACCGCCGAGTCTACTCTCGACCACTACAACATCTCTTCAATCACAGCAGAAAGCCTTTATCTCCCGGGATACATGGACCAGAACTACCCCCTGCTCCGCGGTCTCAATTCCGTACCCTTAGGAACCGGCCAGAATCTCCCTGGAGTTGAGTTTTATAACCAGGCGCTGATGACAGCATACACGATCGGCGCCGCAGGATTCAACGCCGAGGCAGACTACTCTGGCGCCCGCAGTCTGGCGCTGTATGCCAAGTGGCAGCGGCTGTTGAAGTCTGCAGATGGAGCTGCGTCTATCATCAACCTCGTCTGGACGGACATTGCGACTAATGCCGTTGTTGGGACGAAGGGATGGGgattggatgctgctgcttcgaGACTCTCGCTATCGTCGGCAGTAGACAGTGTCCCAGTATCATCGAATACAAATGTCCCAGTTACTGTGTATGATAGCCACATCCGCTACCATATCCCTTATGCGGTCCCAGCCTTCGTCACGCTGGGCGCTACCACGATTCTCCTAGGCTTGCTTATCGCCTTGTTGATTATGAGACGAACTGGACTGAAGCGACTGCGGGTGTTTCTTGAGTCGACCACTATTGGAAGAGTTCTCTCTCCGTTTGTCCAGTCGGATGCTACATCTGAAACCAGCTCTTCGAAAGACTGGGTGAAGCGCGTTGGCCAGCAGAAGGTCATAATTACGCCAGACTCTATCACAGTAGACTCGGTGCCTCTTGGCCCTCAGAGTCCTGCACTTGAATCTGAAGTTGGATCTGAAGTGGATGcggaagttgaagttgaagctgTAGAGCGGCCAGGAGTGGAAGAAACCAAGCCTCAAACCTCCGTAAACACTATGTAG